Proteins encoded by one window of Lathyrus oleraceus cultivar Zhongwan6 chromosome 1, CAAS_Psat_ZW6_1.0, whole genome shotgun sequence:
- the LOC127126441 gene encoding protein CYSTEINE-RICH TRANSMEMBRANE MODULE 11, with protein sequence MSNYPPPGFGSAYPPPPPQPHEGYPPPGYPGGYPPPPPPPHHRPPYDSYQGYFDNGYPPPPPPPPQYNYQHVDHCHHHGDPGCCSFFRGCLAALCCCCVLEECCCFF encoded by the exons ATGAGCAATTACCCTCCGCCAG GGTTTGGATCTGCTTACCCTCCACCGCCACCTCAACCACACGAAGGCTACCCTCCGCCGGGATACCCTGGAGGCTACCCTCCCCCACCACCTCCACCTCATCATCGTCCGCCGTACGATTCCTACCAGGGCTATTTCGATAACGGATATCCACCGCCGCCTCCTCCTCCGCCTCAATACAACTACCAGCATGTTGATCATTGCCATCATCATGGTGATCCCGGTTGTTGTTCTTTCTTCAGAGGCTG CTTGGCGGCGCTTTGTTGCTGCTGCGTGCTAGAAGAGTGTTGTTGCTTTTTCTGA